In the bacterium SCSIO 12741 genome, TCAATCACCTGAAAGGTGCCGTTGATTTCTTTGAAAACGTGGTACTCATAATTCTTCCAGGGAACGTCGTAGTCCCAAAGCAGGTGAAGTTTTCTGTCATCCGGCTTAATACGAAGGAATACCGAAGAAGCTACGTGGGTTGATCCTATTAAAGAATCTTCGCTGTAGAGTTCGATCATGGCTGTATTGGCCTTGTTATCGGTATTGATGTTCTCCAGTAAATAATGCGTGTCAATGTCGTTCCAGGCATTGTATTGAGGAGAGGTGTAAACCAAATCCGTAGCACTGTTGAGTCCTTCTGAACTATAAATTTTTACCTGGTAGGGTGGAGGCCATTCAGCCAATATAATATCAACTGGCTTTGCCCATAAGATCGAATCGGTTCCTTGATTAGAATGGGTAATGTTCACCGAATTTCTTCGAACGATAGGGGCATCGAATGATAGCTCTGCACAGGCCTCTTCTGATGCATATCCAGGGTAGTTCTCAGGATACATGGGAACAATACGGTAACAATAGGTTTGCCCATGTACCAGGCCTTTGCCATCGTTGTTGTCAATATAGCTCGAAGAAGAGGCTCCGGTAACCGTGGCTATTTTATCATAACCTAAGTAAGAAGGAAGTCCAATTTCACATGAGCTGGCCGTCCATGCGGTTGAACTGATTTTTCGGTAGATTTCATAGGATACCACGTTGTTGCAAACCGGTGGTGTCCAGTTGAGATGGATGTTTTTGCGAATGGCTTGGGCCGTAACATTTTTAGGAGCGGGTCCCACAATTCGAATTTTGTGGGTCATAAAGTTGATCAGCGGGGTGGCGGTGTTTCCATCTTCCGCTTTGTAATTCATGAGGTATTGACTCGGACGAATATGTGAACAGGCGGTTTCCCAATAAAAATTGGAGCGTACCGTATCCCGATTCACAGCCGTATTGAAAATGGCTTTTTTCGAGGGTAGGGATAGAGGTTCACCGGAACCCGAAAGTGTAATTTGATCGCCTTCGTTGTCATAGGCCACGATTTCTGTGAGGAGCGTGTCACCCGCTAAAACACAGGTATCTCGAACTTCAAGAAACTGTGGGGGAGAGTTGAAGCATTTGTTTACTTCAATCTGCATATCTCGTAGCACGTTTCCTATTTCGCGGTAAGTATTGGTTATTTGATCTCTTCGCCATTCGCGAACGAGAATACAGGCATTGTAGATCCCATCGTCTCCAGGCCCGTCCCAAGTGAGCGTTCCAGTAACCGGATCAATGGAAAAAGTATTGTTTGGGCAAGTTGGAGCAGGAAAGGAATAACCAGGAATGGGATCACCATTTTTTCCGTAGCACACGGAAAGTTCGTAGCTCAAACTGTCTCCATCAGCATCCACCGCACCAGGATTGTGGTAGAAGGGATTACACTCACAAGCCTCATCGATAGGGGCAAAGGTGAGCTTTGGAGAGTTGTTGACTCCCAGCAAGGGTGAAATAATCAAGGTGGTTCTTAGAAAGAAAGGCACATTAACCGAACTGGGAATATTTTTAATGTCTTTTACCCGGTTAGGGTCACCCATCGTTATAACGTAGGTTCCATTACCGGCGTAGGTATGTGTGGTTTCGTAAATGTTCTTTTGAATTTTTCCGGGAACCAGAATTTCACCCTTACAATCGCATTTGATGTTGGGGTTACATCCGCCAATTCCGCCAGGAGAATTTACCCGGGCGATGGTATCTTCCTGCCCATCCCCAAATTTGATTCCCAACTCACACCGGTCAGCCTGGGTACTCATCGGATCCGTATAGGTAGTAATCCGAATTTTGTAGGTGTTCCCCGAAACACGCTCATAGGTGATTTCACCCGCCTTGTTGTGCGTAGCGCTGAGCTCCAGGCAAAAGCTGGTCATCAGTAGGATTAGAATGTAAAGTCCTTTTTTCATCAGGGAGTACAAATTTACTGAATAAACAGATTTCTTGGCGATCTATTTTACAGGAACAAACAAATGGGAGAAACGGTCGTATAAATGGTCAAATTAGGTTTCAACTTCACCCTGGGTTGAAAATCCTATCTAATTTTGGGAAAAATTCCAATTTTTGCACTCGAATGCGCATATACATTGTAGAAGACGATCCAGTTTACGCCCGCTATTTAAAGCATAACGTGGAGTTAAACCCTGAGTTTGAGGCAGTCGTCTTTGAAAGTGGAGGCGATTTGCTAAAGAACCTGGACGGTGCACCCAGGGTGATAACTTTGGATTACAGTCTCGCTGATATGAAATGCGAGGATTTAATCGAACGGATTAAAAAAACACGACCGGATACCTCTCTCATTGTCATTTCTGCTCAAGAAGATATTACCACAGCGGTAAAATTGCTGCGTGGAGGAATTTATGATTACATCGTTAAGAATGAAGAGACCCGCGATCGTCTTTGGAACACCTTAAGGCACCTCAAGGAAAACATTGGCCTGAAAGAAGAGTTGGAACACCTCAGGCAGGAAATTGAAACTCATTACGATTTTGAATCCATCATCAAGGGACATAGCTCGGCTATAAAGCGGTTGTTTAAGTTGATGGAGAAAGCCACCAAAACCAACATCACCGTTTCGGTGACGGGTGAAACAGGTACAGGTAAAGAATTGGTGGCCAAGGCCATTCACTACAATTCCAAATTACGGAAGAAACCTTTGGTAAGTGTCAATATGGCCGCTATACCGAAGGAGTTGATCGAAAGTGAGTTGTTTGGCTACGAAAAGGGAGCCTTTACCGGAGCACAATCCCGGCGAATCGGGAAATTTGAAGAGGCCAACGGAGGAACTGTTTTCCTCGATGAAATTGGTGAGCTCGATCTGAACCTTCAGGCGAAATTGCTCCGGGTACTTCAGGAGAAAGAGGTGACTCGGATTGGAGGTAATCAGACCTTGAAGTTAGATGTTCGCGTGATTGTAGCTACGCATAGAGATTTGGCTGAAGAGGTAAAGAAAGGAAACTTTAGGGAAGACCTCTACTACCGCCTCTTGGGACTGCCGATCGAGCTTCCGCCGCTGCGGGAAAGAGAAAATGACATCATCATCCTCGGGCGATACTTTGCCGATGTGTTTTGCAAAGAGAATGGCATGAACCGGATGACCTTTACCAAAGAGGCGCAAAGCAAAATGATGCATTACCACTGGCCAGGAAACGTTCGGGAATTAAAGGCAGTTATTGAATTGGCTGCGGTGATGGCCAATGATAATGTGATCGATGAGGAGTCTTTGGTGTTTAAGTCTACCAGAGACACACCTGAGTTTATGATGCAGGAAACCACGTTGAAAGAATACAATGAGAACTTGATTCGTTACTACTTAAAGAAAAACAACAATAACGTTCTTGTAGTGGCAAAAAAACTCGATATTGGTAAATCAACAATCTACCGGATGATTAAAGAAGGTAGAATCGAAATAACCTAAACGTGGACAAACTGTATAACTTGGATGAGTTGCGGGAAATGACCGGCAATGATGAATCCTTTATGAAAGAGATGATTCAGCTCTTCGTAACCAACAACAAAGATTACCTCGAACAATTGAACCAAGGGCTTGAAGAGAAGGACTGGAAGAAGGTGAAATTCTTCGCTCATAAGATTAAACCTTCCATCCTAATGATGAAAATTGGTAAACTGGAAGACAATATTTACCGATTAAACGAGTTTGCTGGAGAGGAGAAGAATTTGTCGGAAATCCCTGCCCTGGTTGAAAAGTTGAACGATATTCTCCCTCAGGTTTTGGTGCAGCTTTCGGAAGAGTGAAAAAATTATTAAGAAAGTTGTGCAAAACTTTAAGAGAATATTTTTAAATTTGTCTCATAGTTCTTTGATACTCCCAGTATGGGAATGATAAAATTGAAATAAACAAGTAGTTTATAACGATTGGTTGGTTGGGACCTCCTCCTGTGTACGCCCTATTACCGGGAGGGCTCAAGGTCCTAGGCAAGTTTAAAACTACTTCATAATATTTACGATTGGTTGGTTGGGACCTCCTCCCGCATAGGGTTTGTGCTTGTCACAAGCGGGAGGTACCTCAGGTCCCAAACGAAATTGGAAAGCGGTCATCTTCGGATAGGCCGCTTTTTTTTTGCCCAAATTTTTCTTCTGCACAAAAAAAACGGCCCTTCCCAGGAGGAAAGAGCCGTTAAGACATTTATGTTTTGTTTCGAGTACTACTCGATTACCAATCGTTGGATAAGTTCTGATCCGTTTTGTTTGATCAGTACGATGTGCAATCCGCTTTCAATAGAGCGAATGTCAATTTTCTGTCCAGCTTCTGCTTCAATGACCATTTCTGAAGCTCCAAGTACATTGAATAACTCAAGGGTGAAGCTTCCTTCAATTCCTTGAATAGAAAGCCAGTCCTTAGCCGGTTGTGGTAGAATTTTCCAGTTTTCAAGGTTTGCACGGTTATCTTCAATTCCTACATGAGATCCTAAAGTAATCGTGGTGTCTTTCTGGCAATTGTTGTTATCAGTAATTGTCACCGTGTTGTCTCCAGATGGAAGATCGGTGGCTACTGAGCTGGTTGAGCTTGAGTTGTCCCAGTCATAAAGATAAGGAGGAGTTCCTCCACCAGCCTTTACATGAATTTCTCCAGTATTAGGAGTTGTGCCTTCATCCTTAGTAGAATCAACAGTAAGGGTAAGAGCAGGTGGATCCATCAAAGTAACGTTGATAGAAGAAGTTTTTCCGGCCACTACGTCACTTACGGTTACGGTATGAGTACCTGAACCCAAATTACTCGCCTTAGCTGTACCCTGGCTGCCTGCTGAGGCACTCCACATATAGGTGTAATTTCCAGATCCTCCAAGAACGCTTACTGTGGCATCTCCCGTTTTTTCTCCAAAACATTTCGGATCGTTAGATGCTGAGATGTAAGTAAAAAGAGAATCGGTTAACTTGTAGTAAACTTCTGTTACAATTCCGTTTGGAGCATCTGCAATAGCTTCGGCAATGGGGTAGCTTTCGCCTTTGGCATACCAGCGGTAGCGGTAAGTAGTATCGTTAAGCTCGATAATCGGAGTGGTTGTCCACTGACCGGTTAATGCGTTGTAACCATTTACATCCAGATCGCGGTACTCTTTGGTGAAGACCTTGAGCACGTCATACGTCTTTTGAGGGGTGATCAATTTTCCCCATCCTTCAACCGTGGAAATAAACCCAAGATCTCCGTCGATGCGAATTTTGCTGTAGATCACAATGTTGGTATCTACGACGGTGTCAATCAAAGTTACGCTGGTTTCAGCATCCTGATAGGTGAACGGGAACTCGATCATTTTAACATCCGGGTCAAAATTCATGTCCATGTTCACTCCAGCCACGAAGGGAAGATTTCTAACTCCATCGATGATCAGGGAGTCTTTGCTTTTATTAAAGTAAATGGTTCCGTCAACCGGGTTATCCATAACCACGTTGGCTCCTGGAAAAGCAGTGTCTTCAGGATACATAGTGGTGTTTACCTTACGAATACTCACCTTAAAGGTAGAGTCCGCTAAAATGGAAGAAAAGTCCCAGGTGTGGTTTGCCGTACCAGAAACGGAGGCTACTGAGGGGTTGCTCCCTCGGATAATGTCAAACTCTGTGCTTGGTGTATAAACGTCCGAACTATCCAGAACAATTGGGGTCTGGGCGAACAGGCTGGTTGAGAATACGAATAAAATCGCGGCAGATAAAAGGTGTTTCATAACTATCAGTTCTTATTAAGTTATACGCTATCTGAAATTCTGTAGTTGGTATAACTTCTTATAGATACCATTTTTTTCGACTAATTGTTGGTGTGTGCCTTCCTCAACAATGATGCCTTTCTCTAAAACCACAATTTTATCGGCATTTTGAATGGTGCTCAATCGGTGAGCAATGACAAGCGAGGTGCGGTTTTTCATTAAGTTGTTTAAGGCCGATTGAACCAGTTGTTCAGATTCTGTATCCAAAGCGGATGTGGCCTCATCAAGAATAAGTATCGATGGATTTTTGAGAACAGCTCGAGCAATACTTAAGCGTTGTTTTTGCCCACCAGAAAGTTTTCCTCCTCCATCTCCGATATTGGTTTGGTAGCCATCGGCTAACCCTTCGATAAATTCGTGAGCATTGGCAATTTTAGCTGCACGCACCACATCCTCGAGTGAAGCTTTGTCTTCACCGTAAGCTATATTGTTGAATACGGTGTCGTTAAACAGAATAGATTGCTGGGTAACCACTCCCATTTGATCGCGGAGGCTACTAACCGTAACATCCTTGATGGGTGTGCCGTCAATAAAAATTCCTCCTTTAACCGGATCATGGAAACGAGGCAGTAAGTCGGCCAGGGTGGATTTTCCACCTCCACTGGCTCCTACCAGGGCAACCATTTCTCCTTTGTTGATGGTAAGATTAATGTTGCTAAGCACGGTTTCGCCGGTATAAGCGAAGTCGAGGTCCTTAAATTCAATTTTGCCTTGGAATCCAGGTAGGTCTTTAGCTCCTTCCTTATCCCGGATAGTCACTTCCGCTTGAATAATTTCTTCTAATCGCTCGGCGCTGGCCGCTCCCTTTTGAACATTGAAGTAGGCCTTTGATAATGACTTGGCTGGATTAATGATCTGCGAAAAGAACATAATGAAGGCTACAAATACCGAAGCTTCCATTTCCTCCTGCAGCACGATTCTTCCTCCAAACCAAAGAATGATGGCCAAAATGGAGACTCCAAGAAACTCACTTAGAGGTGAAGCCAGATCCCGTTTGCGGTAAATCTTAACCATCAAGGTGAAGTACTTGTGGGTTAATTCCTGAAAACGGTTGTACGATTTTTTCTCCGCGTTAAAAGCTTTGATGATTCGAAGTCCACCCAAAGTTTCTTCCAGATTGGCAATGATCATTCCGGCCATATCTTGACCCTCATTGGAGGATTTGCGCAGGCTGTTTCCAACCCGGCCTATTACAAGAACAGTCACGGGAAGCATCAGAAATACAAACAAAGTCAGCTGCGGACTCATGTAGATCATGAAGGAAAGTATCGCGATGATGGTAACGGGTTCCCGAAAAATCAGCTCAATGCCTAAAAGAACCGACCATTCGATTTCCACCATGTCATTACTAAACTTGCTTAGAATGTTTCCTTTTCGTTCCTCAGAATAGTAGGAAAGGGGGAGGTGAAGAATTTTGTCGTAGGTCTTGCGACGAAGGTCATACAAAACCCCATTTCGTACCCGGGCCATAACAAAGAGAGCCAGGTAGGTAAACAGGTTTTTCAGGAAAAAGGCCACTACGATGACGATACATAGAAACACCAAGGCATTGATTCGGCCATCATAAAGGGTTTCGCCCGAGGTGATAACCTGGGAAAAATGATAGTTAAAGGTGTCGACGAAACTGTCAACACTTAGATTAAACTGGGGAGCAACCGCATCACGGGCGGACTCGAACTCCGAATCTTTTTTCAAAAAAATCAAATCCAGAAACGGCATGATCATCGCCATGGAAAACAGGGAGAAAATCACCGCAAAAAGATTGAATAACACATTGAGTGCCAAATAGCCCCGGTAATTTTTAGCCAGGGCCAGGATTTTTCGTAGGCTCTTCACGGCGGCAAAGATAAGCTCAATTGACCCGGAGACCGATCAATTAGGATTTATTACCAACTGCTCTGCGTTGGTAACCGAGCGGCTTAGCCGCCAAAATGAATATTTTTGCAGCATGGCAAGCATTCGACAAAGTAAATTGGAGAGCCTTCTGAAGCGAGACTTGAGTGATATTTTTCAAGTGGAAACCCGCGGACTTGGTATTAAAGAAATGGTGACCGTCACGGTAGTTAGGGTGAGTCCTGACATGTCGTTTGCCAAAGTATATGTGAGTATTTTTCCAAGCGATAATGCACAAGCAGTGCTGGTGACGCTCAAAGAACAACAATCCTATTTTAGAGGATTGCTTGGTAAGAAGATTGGTCGACAAGTGCGTATGGTTCCTGAGATCGCCTTTTACCTTGATGATAGTCTGGACTACGCCGACAGAATCGATCAGCTGCTTAAATAATCAGCAGGATTGAATCTTCCATTTTTCATAGCGAAACGTTATCTCTTTGCTCGAAAGAGTAGAAATGTAATTAACCTGATTTCCGGCATTTCCCTTTTGGGAATTGGAGTTGGGGCTATGGCGCTCATTGTGGTTCTCTCGACCTTCAATGGGATGCGAATTTTGGTGGAAGATTTGTATAGTTCCTTCGATCCTGAGATTCGCATTGAGCCCGCTCAGGGAAAAACCTTCGCTTGGGATGAGTTTCCCGAGGAGAAACTCCGCGAACACCAGGCCGTTAGGTTGATTTCGCGTTCCATTCAAGAAACCGTATTGCTTCGCTACCGGGAGGCTCAATTTTTTGTCACTCTAAAAGGTGTCGATTCCACCTACCTGGAAATGACGGGTCTGGACAGCATGATGTATAGCGGTGATATGAAACTACGGGAAAACGGCAAGAACTACTGTATTGTTGGATACGGTGTGGCCGATCAGCTCAGTATTTTTCTGTCCCACATGTTTGAGCCCGTTAAGGTATATGCGGCTAAACGTACGGCCAAGGTAACGGTCAATCCTCAAGATGCTTTCTTAACTGACGTCATTTACCCAGCTGGCATTTTTGCGATTAATCCTGAGTTTGATTACCAGTATGTTTTGGCGCCCTATGAGTTTTCGGCAGAGTTACTTCAGCACCCAGGCCGGGTTAGTTCGGTAGAGGTGGGGCTGGTTCCTGGTGCCGATATGGATCAGGTGGCTCGTGAGTTAAAGGAGATTCTGGGTGATGACTTCCAGGTGAAATCACGCTATCAGCTAAACGAAGTGCTGTATCAGACGAACCAAACAGAGAAGTGGATCACATTTATGATTCTTTCTTTCGTTTTAGGTATTGCAGCTTTCAACTTGATTGGATCCATTAGCATGGTCATCATCGATAAGCGAGAAGATATTTATACCCTTCAGGCTATGGGACTACGACCAGCCCAGATTCGCAGGCTGTTTTTGTTGGAGGGGATGATGGTGAGTGCCTTAGGTGGAGGTGGCGGATTGGTCATTGGGGCCATCTTGTGCATTTTGCAGTCTACGATAGGATTGGTAAAATTGCAGACCGGCGCCATCGTCGAGTATTATCCTGTCTCCATGGAGTGGGCTGATTTTCTGGCGGTTTCGTTGATCGTTATAGTCATTGGATTTATTGCAGCCTGGTTACCTGCATTTTGGGGAACCCGGAAATACTTACTACACAAATAACCTACGATGAAAAAATTTCAATACCTGTTGCTAAGTGGCTTGGTTCTGCTTTCCTATTGTGGTCATTCGCAAGATGAAAGAAGAAACAAAGAGGAGGGAGGATTTATCTTCTCGGATATTAAAGAACAAGAAGCTACCGAAGTAAAAAACCAATACCGCTCTGGCACTTGTTGGAGTTTTGGAGGGTCCTCTTTTCTTGAATCTGAATTGATTCGCATGGGGAAAGATCCGGTGAATCTGAGTGAAATGTTCATCGTTCGCCATGCCTACAGCATGAAGGCTGAGGAGTATGTGCGCATGCATGGTTATTTCCAGTTTGGGCCTGGAGGACAGTTTCATGATTTGATTAGAATCATCGAGAAAAATGGCCTCGTTCCTGAGTCGGCTTATGGTGGACAACCCATTTATTATGGAAAGCCCGTTCATGAAGAAATGGATGCTATGGCCAAGGCCATGGTAGAGGTTGTGGTAAAAAATCCCAATAAAAGATTATCAGACCACTGGCGAAGTGCTTATGAAGGAATGCTGGATTCTTACTTGGGTGAATTTCCAGAAGAGTTTGAATTTAAAGGTCAGTCCTACACTCCTCAGAGTTATGCTGAATCTTTAGGTGTTAATTGGGGGGATTATGTAGAGATTACGTCCTTTTCTCACCAGCCCTTTTATGAGTCATTTGTATTGAAAATACCTGACAATTGGATGCTCGAATCGTATTACAATCTTCCCTTGGATGATTTGATGGAAGTGATGAAAAATGCGGTTGATCAAGGGTATACGGTTGCTTGGGACGCGGATGTTAGTGAGCGCACATTTTCCTTTAAAAATGGAGTGGCCTTTATGCCCGATGTGGAGTATGGGCAAATGAGTCGTGAGCGTAGAGATACTTTGTTCAATGCGCCTGGTCCGGAATTGGAAGTAACTCAGGAAAATCGCCAGAAGATGTACGATAACTACCTGACTACAGATGATCACTTAATGCACATTACAGGAAGTTGTAAAGATCAAAACGGGACCGGTTACTTCATTGTGAAGAACTCCTGGGGTGACGATCGCAACGATTGCGGTGGATACCTCTATGCATCAGAAGCTTACTTCAAGGCAAAAACAGTTGCAATCCTCATTCACAAGGATGCAATTCCAGCAAAAATCAAAAAGAAATTGGGACTCTAACGGAACAGTATTTTTAGCGTTCCCCTGGTTTTTTGTTCCATCAATACTTCTTTTCCGGATACGATATCCTGAAGCACTTTTTGGTTGTAGTGTCTTACCGTCATGAGCTGTAGGTTCTCGTTGTAAAGCACCCGGAAATCTTCACGAATTTCGTCCAACGCGGCGTGAAGTTTACTTTTTTCAGCATCCAATACCAAGGAGAAGTTGATGGCGGAGTTTTGCATCATACTTACCTCCAGTTTGTGCTTGTAGAGAATGGAAAAAATATCGCTAAGCTGTTTCTCTCCAATGAAGCTAAAATCCTTAGGCGATATCGATAGCAAAACCAAGCTGGGTTTGTAAATGTAGATTGGCAATTGGGTGTCGTCTGAAGTGTCAGAATCTACCCGTGTGCCCTCCAATTCCGGATCTTCAAACGATCGAATGAACAGTGGAATATTCTTGTTTTGTAGAGGCTTAATCGTTTTGGGGTGAATGATAGTAGCGCCGTAGTAAGCTAGCTCGATTGCCTCCCGAAAGGATAGATGATCCAGTTTTTCCGTGTTTCTGAAATACCGCGGATCGGCGTTAAGAATTCCTTCTACATCCTTCCAAACCGTTAGGCTTTCAGTTTCTAAAATATTCGTGAAAATGGATGCGCTGTAATCCGACCCTTCCCGGCCTAGCGTAGTCATTCTGTTTTCGGAAGTTCCTCCGATAAATCCCTGGGTGAGGTAAATGCCTTTTTCCTTAACCGCATGGTGGATGGCCTCCGAGGTTTCCGCCCAAAGTATGTTGGCCTTGCGAAAACGGTCGTCCGTCACGATCAATTTTCGAGCATCGAGCCAGTGGTGATCTACTTCCTGAGCCTGGAGGTAGGCCGAAAGAATACGGGTGGAAAGGAGTTCTCCGGCCGGAACAATTTGGTCGTAAACTTCGTCGTAGGATTTGCCTTGGGCATGCTCCAGGTATTTTTGGCAATAGGCGAAAACCTTGTTCAGGCTTTCCATGGCTGGTGAGTTTTCTTCAGGAAAAAGGGCGTTTAGAATTTCCAGGTGATAACCCTTCGATTCCTCCAACCATTCGTCCGTCGACTCGCCTTTGAAGTAGGCATCCACTACTTTTTCCAGTGCATTGGTCGTCTTTCCCATCGCCGACACCACAACGATTACACTTTCTTCTTGTCGAATAATTTCGGCTGCATTCCGCACCCCATCTGCGTTTTTGACCGATGCGCCACCAAATTTGTAAGACTTTCTAATCATGATTTTATCATTACGGAGGCTTATTTGACAAAGCCATACAGCGAATTAGTGAATCAAATCAATAGAAACTGCCGTAGAAGACAGGAATTAATAAACGTTTTTTTGTTTAAATCCTTGATAATTAGCGGGGTGTTAACGAATGGTAAAAGATTGTATTTTTACGAGTTTAGTCTAACTAAGGTAAATTGTTTCGAACCAAACGATTAGGGAAATTTTCTTGTTTGGTTGGTTAAAAAAAGTAGCTATGCGCAATTGCTATAAATTCTTCTCCCGCTTCGCGGCGGTTGTTATTTTATTTCTCTCCCTGGTATTTTCCGCTCAGGAAGCCCATGCCACCCACATTGCTGGGGGAGATATCACATACAAGGCTTTGAATGATACTGACTATATCATCACGCTGACTATCTACCGAGATTGTAGAGGGGTTGGTGTGACGAACAGTCCACGTAGCATTCGAATTTTTGAATTGTGTTCCAACAACGGGGCAGGTACCAGTTGGAATAGTCCTTACGCTACCGTTAGCCTTCCACTGACCAATCCTGGTGGGACGGAAGTTTCTCAGCTTTGTAAGTATGCGATTGACAGTAGTTTCTGTTCCTCTACTCCGAGTAAACGGAAGTATCAAGGGATGGAAAAGTTTATCTACGAGGACACTGTTGTTCTGCCCTTCAAGTGTAATGCATGGTATATCGGCCACTCCTTTTTTGCGCGTAACTCGGCCCAAAATGCCAATGCTGCTAACCGAAACTTTTATACCCAGGCTACTATTTTTACCGATAACCGAGACTCCAACTCTTCCCCCATTTTTACCGCTGACCCCACGCCTTACTTCTGTTTGGGGAACCCAGCTACCTACAATTATGCAGTGGTGGAAAACGATGGAGACAGTATGGTCTTTCAGCTCGTCCCGACGGAGAGCGCCTATGGTACGGCTTTGAGTTACATCTTCCCCTACTCAGCCACCAACCCCTTGGATGCCACAAATTTTAATGCCAACACAGGGCAATTGTCCTTCACACCGACTACCTCAGGGCGATTTATTGTCGCCATGCAGATCACGGAATACGATCGAGCGACCAAGAAAAAGGTCGGGGAGGTCCGGCGGGACGTCCAGTTCTTTATTGACCCGTGTCAGAGTAACTCAAATCCCGTCATGGTCACCGGAGGGGTCTACAATATTACGGGAGGAAGTAAGGTTGACTCCTTGACAATTAATACCTTACGGTCGGCAACTTTGGTTTATGACCTCTCCTTTAGTGATGCCAACTCCGGAGATACATTAACCACCACCACCAACTCAGCAATTGCCCTTTCAGGTTCCACTTCAAACAACAAGGGTGTTAACCCCGACACCACCACCATTACCTGGAATCCAGGGGTAACCGCGACCAACAACAAATACACCGTAACCTATTTCTCAGAAGATGATAACTGTCCAGTATCTGCGGCTACCTCCGTGGCGGTGGACATTGTACTCATCGATTCGTTGACTTCGGCCTCCATTGTGGGGGTCAAAGAGAGTTGTAACAATTCTCAAGATGGAACCCTGACCGCGGAGCATAGTGGAGGGATAGGTCCCTTTGGTTATGTTTGGTACAAGCAGGGTCTGAAGATTACCGACAACACGAAAACCATTACCGGAATTTCTGCTGGGGTATCTTACTCCGTAACGGTAATTGACCTGTTTAACAACGACTCCGTTCAGACCCCGGGATTTAACCTGGCTGCTACGCTTCCAGTGGAAATTGTAAACAGCTCGGTAACCGATATCGACTGTGATGGTGGTTGTACTGGGGAGATCAATATTACCGGTGTGGTGGGTGGAAATACCACCGTTCCTGGAGCAAATGGTTACCAGTATACCTGGTCTGGAACGACCAATACTACGGCAAACCCTACCAATTTGTGTGGCGGGGTTCACTTAGTAACCGTTACGGATGACAACGGTTGTGATACAATCGGAAGATTTGTGATTAACCAACCCTATGCCTTTAATGCGCAGATGAACGATAGCACCGATGTGTCTTGTCAAGGTGGGTCTGATGGTGCGGCTGCCGTTAAAATGATCGTTACCGAATGTGGTACGACAACCGATC is a window encoding:
- the rbfA gene encoding 30S ribosome-binding factor RbfA, whose translation is MASIRQSKLESLLKRDLSDIFQVETRGLGIKEMVTVTVVRVSPDMSFAKVYVSIFPSDNAQAVLVTLKEQQSYFRGLLGKKIGRQVRMVPEIAFYLDDSLDYADRIDQLLK
- a CDS encoding ABC transporter permease codes for the protein MNLPFFIAKRYLFARKSRNVINLISGISLLGIGVGAMALIVVLSTFNGMRILVEDLYSSFDPEIRIEPAQGKTFAWDEFPEEKLREHQAVRLISRSIQETVLLRYREAQFFVTLKGVDSTYLEMTGLDSMMYSGDMKLRENGKNYCIVGYGVADQLSIFLSHMFEPVKVYAAKRTAKVTVNPQDAFLTDVIYPAGIFAINPEFDYQYVLAPYEFSAELLQHPGRVSSVEVGLVPGADMDQVARELKEILGDDFQVKSRYQLNEVLYQTNQTEKWITFMILSFVLGIAAFNLIGSISMVIIDKREDIYTLQAMGLRPAQIRRLFLLEGMMVSALGGGGGLVIGAILCILQSTIGLVKLQTGAIVEYYPVSMEWADFLAVSLIVIVIGFIAAWLPAFWGTRKYLLHK
- a CDS encoding aminopeptidase, translating into MKKFQYLLLSGLVLLSYCGHSQDERRNKEEGGFIFSDIKEQEATEVKNQYRSGTCWSFGGSSFLESELIRMGKDPVNLSEMFIVRHAYSMKAEEYVRMHGYFQFGPGGQFHDLIRIIEKNGLVPESAYGGQPIYYGKPVHEEMDAMAKAMVEVVVKNPNKRLSDHWRSAYEGMLDSYLGEFPEEFEFKGQSYTPQSYAESLGVNWGDYVEITSFSHQPFYESFVLKIPDNWMLESYYNLPLDDLMEVMKNAVDQGYTVAWDADVSERTFSFKNGVAFMPDVEYGQMSRERRDTLFNAPGPELEVTQENRQKMYDNYLTTDDHLMHITGSCKDQNGTGYFIVKNSWGDDRNDCGGYLYASEAYFKAKTVAILIHKDAIPAKIKKKLGL
- a CDS encoding aspartate kinase — protein: MIRKSYKFGGASVKNADGVRNAAEIIRQEESVIVVVSAMGKTTNALEKVVDAYFKGESTDEWLEESKGYHLEILNALFPEENSPAMESLNKVFAYCQKYLEHAQGKSYDEVYDQIVPAGELLSTRILSAYLQAQEVDHHWLDARKLIVTDDRFRKANILWAETSEAIHHAVKEKGIYLTQGFIGGTSENRMTTLGREGSDYSASIFTNILETESLTVWKDVEGILNADPRYFRNTEKLDHLSFREAIELAYYGATIIHPKTIKPLQNKNIPLFIRSFEDPELEGTRVDSDTSDDTQLPIYIYKPSLVLLSISPKDFSFIGEKQLSDIFSILYKHKLEVSMMQNSAINFSLVLDAEKSKLHAALDEIREDFRVLYNENLQLMTVRHYNQKVLQDIVSGKEVLMEQKTRGTLKILFR